The Daucus carota subsp. sativus chromosome 2, DH1 v3.0, whole genome shotgun sequence genome includes a window with the following:
- the LOC108209295 gene encoding E3 SUMO-protein ligase SIZ1 → MDLAANCKDKLAYFRIKELKDVLTQLGLSKQGKKQDLVDRILAILSDDQVSGMWAKKNAVRKEEVAKLVDDTYRKMQVSGATTDLASKGQGVSDSSNIKFKEEPEPEISHKTEKVRCLCGSSLQADSMIKCEDYRCNVWQHIGCVLIPDKVTEGFIPAPPDVFYCELCRLNRADPFLVTIAHPLYPVKLSIANRPTDGTNPVQSIEKTFQLTRTDKDLLAKPEYDIQAWCMLLNDKVSFRLQWPQYADLQVNGVPVRAINRPGSQLLGANGRDDGPVITPCTRDGMNKISLTGCDARVFCLGVRIIKRRTVQQILNLIPKESDGESFEDALFRVRRCVGGGAATENADSDSDLEVVADSIPVSLRCPMSGSRMKVAGRFKPCVHMGCFDLNVFVEMNQRSRKWQCPICLKNYSLENVIIDPYFNRITSKMRSCGEDVTDIEVKPDGSWRVKAENDRRGLGDITQWHFPDGTVCVRVDGEAKLKADTIKQVKEECFSEGHTGLKLGIKKNRNGIWEFSKPDNYSGNRPCENENRNPNGIPINSSATGSGRDGDDPSVNQDGGVNIDSVSPIIETVYNLPDPILSAQVGGDAEVIILSDSDEDNDLLIASGPAYRSNESNAGGVSYEVPLPENPTSYPEDPSTGAGGSSCLGLFGANGEEFGPPLWSLASSSQGGPGFQFFGSDTDPLVDMQHGSLNCPPLINGYTLTGETSMGPTALGPNSSGHHSTTDINDGFANNPIAFDGDDPSLKLFLPTGPSDAATEANMRNQSDVSNNICLEDWTSLTLGGCGSGGREEPGGVNELNPRQQLPFEESALDSLADTASLLLGMNDNRSNNFPVNGNGSSKTNRERSQSPFLFPRKRRSVRPRLYLSIDSDSE, encoded by the exons ATGGATTTGGCTGCTAATTGCAAG GACAAATTGGCATATTTTCGAATAAAGGAGCTCAAGGATGTCCTTACACAACTTGGTCTTTCTAAGCAAGGAAAGAAGCAG GACCTTGTTGACAGGATATTAGCCATTTTATCTGATGATCAAG TTTCTGGAATGTGGGCAAAGAAAAATGCTGTTAGGAAGGAAGAGGTAGCAAAACTTGTAGATGATACTTACAG AAAAATGCAGGTATCTGGGGCAACAACTGATTTAGCTTCAAAAGGGCAGGGTGTGTCTGATAGcagtaatataaaattcaaagaaGAACCCGAACCTGAAATTTCTCACAAAACAGAAAAGGTTCGATGCCTATGTGGGAGTTCATTACAGGCTGATTCAATGATTAAG TGTGAAGACTATAGATGCAATGTGTGGCAGCACATTGGTTGTGTGCTTATTCCAGATAAAGTTACAGAAGGTTTTATTCCAGCCCCTCCAGATGTTTTTTACTGTGAACTCTGTAGACTTAATCGTGCCGACCc CTTCTTGGTGACAATTGCCCATCCTTTATATCCTGTGAAGTTGAGTATTGCAAATCGTCCAACAGATGG AACCAATCCAGTGCAGAGTATTGAGAAAACATTTCAACTCACTAGAACTGACAAGGACTTGCTGGCAAAGCCGGAGTATGATATTCAG GCATGGTGTATGCTTCTTAATGACAAGGTTTCTTTTAGGTTGCAATGGCCACAATATGCAGACCTTCAAGTCAATG GTGTGCCTGTACGAGCAATAAATAGGCCTGGTTCGCAATTGTTGGGGGCTAATGGTCGCGATGATGGTCCTGTT ATTACACCTTGCACCAGAGATGGGATGAATAAAATATCTTTAACGGGATGTGATGCTCGGGTATTCTGTCTTGGGGTCAGAATAATAAAGAGGCGTACAGTTCAACAG atttTGAACTTGATTCCAAAGGAATCTGATGGTGAGAGCTTTGAAGATGCTCTCTTCCGTGTGCGTCGATGTGTTGGTGGTGGAGCTGCCACTGAGAATGCTGATAGTGACAGTGATCTGGAAGTTGTTGCTGATTCCATTCCAGTTAGTCTACGTTGTCCA ATGAGTGGCTCAAGAATGAAGGTTGCTGGGAGATTTAAGCCTTGTGTACATATGGGCTGCTTTGATCTTAACGTATTTGTCGAAATGAATCAACGGTCTCGGAAG TGGCAATGCCCAATTTGTCTCAAAAACTATTCATTGGAGAATGTTATTATTGACCCATATTTTAATCGTATTACATCCAAG aTGCGGAGTTGTGGAGAAGATGTAACTGATATAGAAGTGAAGCCTGATGGTTCATGGCGTGTGAAGGCGGAAAATGATCGTAGGGGCCTTGGGGACATTACCCAATGGCATTTTCCTGATGGTACTGTCTGTGTACGAGTAGATGGGGAAGCTAAATTAAAGGCAGATACTATTAAGCAGGTCAAAGAGGAATGTTTCTCTGAAGGTCATACTGGCTTGAAGCTTGGAATCAAGAAGAATAGGAATGGGATCTGGGAATTTAGCAAACCTGACAATTACTCTGGCAATAGACCTTGTGAGAATGAAAACCGTAATCCTAATGGTATTCCTATAAACAGCAGTGCTACTGGTAGTGGTAGGGATGGTGATGATCCTAGTGTCAATCAAGATGGTGGTGTTAACATCGACTCAGTTTCTCCTATCATCGAAACAGTATATAATTTACCGGACCCAATTCTTTCTGCTCAAGTAGGCGGGGATGCAGAAGTTATTATTTTGAGTGATTCTGATGAAGATAATGACCTCCTTATTGCTTCTGGTCCCGCGTATAGAAGCAATGAGTCAAATGCTGGAGGAGTTTCATACGAGGTTCCCCTACCAGAAAATCCAACTAGTTATCCTGAAGATCCTTCGACTGGGGCTGGAGGGAGTTCATGCCTGGGATTGTTTGGTGCCAACGGAGAGGAGTTTGGGCCACCTCTATGGTCCTTAGCCTCTAGTAGCCAGGGAGGCCCAGGATTTCAGTTTTTTGGTTCTGATACAGATCCCTTAGTTGATATGCAGCATGGCTCCCTTAATTGTCCTCCTTTAATTAATGGTTACACACTAACAGGAGAGACTTCTATGGGTCCTACCGCTCTTGGTCCCAATTCTTCAGGTCACCACTCTACAACTGATATAAATGATGGATTCGCTAATAATCCCATTGCATTTGATGGAGATGATCCGTCACTTAAGCTATTTCTTCCTACCGGGCCTTCTGATGCAGCAACTGAGGCCAATATGAGAAATCAGTCAGATGTTTCAAATAATATATGTCTTGAAGATTGGACTTCTCTTACCCTTGGGGGTTGTGGCAGTGGGGGCCGCGAAGAGCCTGGAGGTGTAAATGAACTAAATCCAAGACAGCAATTACCCTTTGAAGAAAGTGCTTTGGATTCATTGGCTGACACTG CTTCATTGCTTCTTGGTATGAATGACAATAGATCTAATAATTTTCCCGTGAATGGTAATGGATCCTCCAAGACAAATCGGGAAAGATCGCAAAGCCCATTCTTGTTTCCCCGTAAACGTCGTTCCGTAAGGCCTAGACTCTATCTTTCCATCGACTCAGATTCGGAGTGA